TTGGCCTTGCGATCCCGTTGCGCACGCGCCTTTCCCGACAGCGGCGTGGACTTCGGCTGACCTGGCGGGTTCTACGCGGAGCGCTCCAGCCAGGTCAAGGTCGAAGCGATGCTATCGGGATGGACTGGCGTCTAGTTGTACTTGCCGTTCGCCGTCGTCCTGCAATTCAGATGTACCGCCACTCAAAATGTGTGGGCGACCTTGGCCGGGGCCGGTGGCACCATGCCCACCATCTTCATCGTGATCTCGACTGCGCTGGCGAGTGGCCGCGTTTCACGGCCAACCGCGGGGCCGACGCCACCCTGGTCATGCACGCATAGGACGTCCTGGCCGGCTACTACACGGTCTGGATGGTCTCGTATCCGGGTTGGAGCCGTCGCGCTACTGCCGCGCAAAGGCTCCTTCGTACGAAGCGGACTGCTTTGCATAGTGGGTGCCTCTCCGGTCTTCGACGTGTGGTAAGTGGTATTCATAAGGTTGCCTTCGAAATAGATCAAACCGTTAAGATGCCGATGCCGCCGCACGGAACTCGGCCTGGTTTGAGCTAGTCAGCGCTACGCCAACCTGACATCCGCTGATCACTGACGCACCGCTGGTGGCGCCGTGGGCAATCACTTCCACGCCCCTGTGGCGACCAGACCGATGGCTGAAGTCCTTGGTTCAGGTCCACTCAAGGTCGCGTGACCGGCTACACACATTGCCTTGACATATTCAGTTGCCCACATGATTATTGGGTGCATGGCCATGGACCAGCATGGAGAAGTATTCGAATCCATAGCAGCCAGCATGGAGGACGACGCCACGCAAACCTGTGGTCAATGCTTACGCTCGTGGATGGGCCTTCTGCCGCGAAGCCCTGCCTCGCTACCTGTCGTAGTCGGCTGAAGGAGCCCTGGCAAATGCGGATTGGAATCATCGGCGCGGGATACTGGAGTAGATATCACGCGCAGGGCTACGCCTTGCTGGACGATGCTCAGGTGGTCTCGGTGTGCGACTTGGACGCTGGCCGCGCAAAGGCATTCGCCGAAGACTTTGGCATCGATCGCATCTTCTACGATCCGTATCGACTCATCGAGGACGACGAACTCGATGTCGTCGACATCGTGGTGCCGCCGCCGACCCACTTGCGCCTGGCGACTGCAGCCATCGATGCCCGTAAGCACGTGTTGTGTGAGAAACCGATGGCGATGACCGCAGCCGAGGCCAACGAGATGGCCCAGGCGGCGATCACCTCCAACAAGCTGCACGCAATCGGTTTCCAACGCCGGTACGACCCGGCTCACCGCTGCCTGCGACAGCTGGTCCAAGACGGATACGTGGGCGAGACGCGATACGTCTCACTGACCGTCGCCACGCCTTGGTCAGCCGTCTATGACTCGTCGCCGACACATAGGTGGGTGCGAAGCCGATCGGCTGGTGGCGGGTTCATGTCGCAGGTGATGGTGCACTGGATCGATCTCGCGCGGTTTGTGTTCGGAGATTTGTACGACGTCAGCGGCACCTTCAGAACGGTGGGCACCGTTGCTGGAACGCCGCCAGAAGCAGCGCCCGACGCGGTCGACGACGTAGTGGTGGCTCATGCCAGCCTGCCCACCGGTGGTGTTGCCACGCTGTCCGGCACGTGGTCGGCTCACCATGCGACGGCCTTTCGGTGGGAGGTGTACGGCAGCGAAGGCACCCTTCGTCTCGATACGGGCTTCAAGCTCTATGGGGGCAAAGCGACCGACAGTGAGATGCATCGGATCGGCATTCCATCGACCCTGATGCCGGTCGTCGGTTCCGACTTGTTCGACATCGAGCACCGCAGTACTTTCCACGACGTCGACAGAGAGAATTTCACGTTATTCGGATGTTTGGCAAGGGATTTCGTAGATGCGATTGCAGATAGACCTACTCCACGCGCGTTCGCGACGTTCTCGGACGGCGCGCGCACACAGGAGATCATCGAATCGTGCGTCGGGACGTGGAAATGAAGATCGTCTTCGATCGTGACGCCTGTGAAGGCAACGCCGTCTGCATCGCGTTATCTCCCGACCTCTTCGGTCTCGACGACGAAGGTAAGGCAATCGTCCTGGTAGATGATGTCCCTGAGCAAAGCGAAGGCTTCGCAGCGGACGCCGTGTCCATGTGCCCCGTCGCCGCGTTGCGGCTGCAGAGTTGAAAGGATCGTAGGTTGACTGTCAACGAACAGCTGCGCCCCGAAACAGGTGACGCAGACTTCCTGCTGAACCCGGCCGGCGTACTGGGCGCGTTACGCGAGACGCACGGCCCTGTCGTCGCCGGAGTAGGTGAGAAGTTCGGCGAGGTCCAGCTGCCGGTAATGTTTGCCGCGCCACGGGATCGGGAGTCGTACCTGATCTTGTCCTATGCCGGCGTACTCGAGGCACTTCGTCATCCCAGCGTCTCCCACGATGTGTTCGCGCATACATCCGAGCGGGTGATGGGACGCGCGCTCATCGGTCAGGATGCGCCGGTACACACCATCTTGCGCCGCCTCCTCATGTCGGGCTTCACACCGACACAGGTCGACTGGTGGGAAAAGCGGGGGATCATCCCCGCGTTGACATCGACGCTCGATTCGCTGGTGGGCGTCGAGCGCTTTGACCTCGTCCACGACCTCGCCGCCGTTTACCCCTATCTAGTGATCACCAACATCCTCGGATTGCCCGACGACGAACGGGAATGGGCTACCAAGATGGTCCTGTCGATGATCGCGATCGCGAGCCGGCCAATAGAAGCCTTCGACGCCTCACACCGGCTGGCTGACTACTTCCGCATGCATATCGCGCGCAAACGCGCGGAGCCAAAAGAGGATTTCATCTCGACGCTCGTCAACGCGGAGTTGGAAGACGGTCGAAAGCTCACCGACGACGAGCTGGTGAACTTCCTGCGCCACTTACTGCTTGCCGGCATCGAAACGACATACAGCACCACTGGCTGCCTCATGCACCACCTGCTCGCCCTTCCCGAGCGATGGGAGAAGCTGAAGTCCGACCCGCAGAAGTACATTCCCGCCGCCATCGAGGAAACCCTGCGAACGGAACCCGCAGGCGCATACTTCCCGCGCATTACCCGGGAGGAGATCACGATCGAGGGTGTCACGATTCCCGCCGATACGTGGCTATTCGTGTCGCTCGTAACCGCCAATCGTGAACCCACGCGATGGGAGCGGCCCGATGAATTCGACTTAGACCGGCCGTCCAGGTCGCACCTGGCCTTCGCCGCGGGGCCGCATACGTGTATCGGGATGCACCTCGCCCGGCGCGAGCTGACGCTCTTCCTGCGAATGCTGATCGAGCGATTCCCAGTTCTAGCATTGGATCCGGACACTGAATTGGTGCCCATCACCGGTATCGTGGGCCGTCATCCGGATTCCCTGAAGGTGGTAAAGCCCGTAGGTATTGGGCACGGCAGCATGGCGCCTGGGCGTCGTCATCGCGCGAATTAGTCGGATGACGTATTATCTTCGGCAGGTTGCAAAGCGCTGCATGTCAGTGCAATTCGTGAATCCAGGCTACGGGACTACGTTTCTGATCGATATGGGTCTCGGAGCGGCGCAGGTGTGACTGGCGGGATGCGCCTGGTCCGACCAAACAAATTTGACGAAAGGTAGTTGTGTTATGGCGAGACACGTCCTGTTGGTCTATTCGGAGCCGGTACCCGGGCAGGAAGATGAGTACAACGAGTGGTATGACGGTCTGCACCTGGACGAGCTGCTGCAGTTCGATGGAATCGTGTCGGCCGAGCGCTTCGATTTCCTTGCCCACGAGGACTTTCCGAAGCCGGAACGAAGCCGTCTCGCGATCTACGATGTCGAGACCGACAACCCTCACGACTTCCTCCGACGTCTTCTGGGCGCTACCGAGTCGATGACGGTGAGTCCCAGCATCGACATCAAATCCGTTCGTCTGTACGCATTCGAGTCTCGGCAGCCGCACCGCAACACTAGCCAATGACGGATCGCGACGTCGACGTCGTCGTCATCGGTTCCGGAGCTGCTGGACTGACAGCCGCGCTGACCGCTCGCGAGGCGGGTTGCTCGGTGGTGGTCGCCGAGTCCGAA
The nucleotide sequence above comes from Mycobacterium vicinigordonae. Encoded proteins:
- a CDS encoding cytochrome P450, producing the protein MTVNEQLRPETGDADFLLNPAGVLGALRETHGPVVAGVGEKFGEVQLPVMFAAPRDRESYLILSYAGVLEALRHPSVSHDVFAHTSERVMGRALIGQDAPVHTILRRLLMSGFTPTQVDWWEKRGIIPALTSTLDSLVGVERFDLVHDLAAVYPYLVITNILGLPDDEREWATKMVLSMIAIASRPIEAFDASHRLADYFRMHIARKRAEPKEDFISTLVNAELEDGRKLTDDELVNFLRHLLLAGIETTYSTTGCLMHHLLALPERWEKLKSDPQKYIPAAIEETLRTEPAGAYFPRITREEITIEGVTIPADTWLFVSLVTANREPTRWERPDEFDLDRPSRSHLAFAAGPHTCIGMHLARRELTLFLRMLIERFPVLALDPDTELVPITGIVGRHPDSLKVVKPVGIGHGSMAPGRRHRAN
- a CDS encoding Gfo/Idh/MocA family protein, with the protein product MRIGIIGAGYWSRYHAQGYALLDDAQVVSVCDLDAGRAKAFAEDFGIDRIFYDPYRLIEDDELDVVDIVVPPPTHLRLATAAIDARKHVLCEKPMAMTAAEANEMAQAAITSNKLHAIGFQRRYDPAHRCLRQLVQDGYVGETRYVSLTVATPWSAVYDSSPTHRWVRSRSAGGGFMSQVMVHWIDLARFVFGDLYDVSGTFRTVGTVAGTPPEAAPDAVDDVVVAHASLPTGGVATLSGTWSAHHATAFRWEVYGSEGTLRLDTGFKLYGGKATDSEMHRIGIPSTLMPVVGSDLFDIEHRSTFHDVDRENFTLFGCLARDFVDAIADRPTPRAFATFSDGARTQEIIESCVGTWK
- a CDS encoding ferredoxin — protein: MKIVFDRDACEGNAVCIALSPDLFGLDDEGKAIVLVDDVPEQSEGFAADAVSMCPVAALRLQS